In Desulfomonile tiedjei DSM 6799, a genomic segment contains:
- a CDS encoding response regulator, producing MKAKMAKSEILRDKTILVVDDEPDVLESLEELLRDHTDLIVHTATDFHEARQLLFSHNYDVAVLDIMGVRGFELLEIAHHRGFPVVMLTAHALNPDALKRSIELGARAYLPKDHLAFLPEFLEDILKLSYRSVWRKALDDLLSIFDTRFGSNWRKPEQQFWTEFEKTLQVDEPTILSDQRSDTKDSG from the coding sequence ATGAAGGCGAAAATGGCAAAATCGGAGATATTGCGTGATAAAACAATTCTGGTCGTGGATGACGAGCCGGACGTTCTGGAGAGTCTTGAGGAATTATTGAGAGACCACACAGACCTCATCGTTCACACAGCCACGGACTTCCACGAAGCGCGGCAACTCCTGTTTTCTCATAATTACGATGTGGCTGTTCTCGACATTATGGGGGTGCGAGGATTTGAACTGCTTGAGATTGCCCATCATCGCGGGTTTCCCGTAGTCATGCTGACGGCTCATGCACTCAATCCTGATGCTCTCAAACGATCGATCGAACTGGGGGCCAGAGCATATCTGCCCAAAGACCATTTAGCTTTCCTGCCCGAGTTCCTGGAAGACATTCTGAAGCTCAGTTATCGATCGGTGTGGCGAAAAGCGCTTGATGACCTCCTGAGCATATTCGACACAAGATTCGGATCGAATTGGAGAAAGCCGGAACAACAATTCTGGACCGAGTTTGAGAAGACTCTCCAGGTGGACGAACCGACAATTTTATCCGATCAACGGTCTGACACAAAGGACAGCGGTTGA
- a CDS encoding branched-chain amino acid ABC transporter permease, translated as MSSKTKTVIFLFSLVAAFALLPFILSTYRLGLVTSALILAILAMSANLLLGYLGLASVGQAAFFGVAAYAVAIFTRSVDGAAWSAIGMGLITALAAGVLFGPLAIRTRDIFFLVIMLAFCQILYGVAYSWRTITGGDDGLPGLVRPELIAGISLDTPLGYYIFVVIVFLMITGAFWMLVNSPFGLVLKGIKDSEVRMRALGYNVWLYKYLAFIISALIGGISGVLHAYFYGCPNPADFSLIHSSSALLMVILGGPGTLFGPLVGSLIIVFVRDIVSSITDRWLIVLGLAYVCTVLFFPDGLLGTIGKWAEPKISEVKDQAAASTNTPLEAQSTADTLLPTNPSE; from the coding sequence ATGAGCAGCAAAACAAAGACCGTCATCTTTCTCTTTTCGCTTGTAGCAGCATTTGCTCTGTTGCCTTTCATCCTATCCACGTATCGATTAGGCCTGGTCACAAGTGCGTTGATCCTTGCAATCCTGGCCATGTCAGCGAACCTGCTTCTCGGATATCTCGGGTTGGCGTCGGTCGGTCAGGCGGCTTTTTTCGGAGTCGCTGCCTATGCAGTCGCTATTTTCACCAGGAGTGTGGACGGTGCTGCATGGTCGGCAATAGGAATGGGGTTGATAACTGCTCTTGCGGCGGGAGTCTTATTCGGACCCCTTGCTATCCGCACTCGTGACATATTCTTCCTTGTGATCATGTTGGCATTTTGTCAGATTCTGTACGGTGTTGCTTATAGCTGGCGAACGATCACCGGAGGAGACGACGGTCTTCCGGGTTTGGTGCGTCCTGAACTGATAGCGGGTATCAGTCTTGATACTCCTTTGGGATACTACATTTTTGTCGTCATAGTCTTCCTCATGATAACCGGCGCATTTTGGATGCTGGTGAATTCGCCGTTTGGTTTGGTGCTGAAGGGGATTAAAGACAGTGAAGTTCGCATGCGAGCATTAGGCTACAATGTGTGGTTGTACAAGTATCTGGCCTTCATCATTTCCGCTCTTATCGGCGGAATATCCGGTGTTTTGCATGCGTACTTCTACGGATGTCCCAATCCCGCCGACTTCAGCCTCATTCATTCTTCTTCAGCCCTTCTCATGGTTATCCTGGGTGGTCCCGGGACCCTGTTCGGGCCGCTGGTCGGATCTTTGATCATCGTGTTTGTGCGTGACATCGTAAGCAGCATTACAGACCGATGGCTGATAGTCCTGGGGCTCGCTTATGTCTGCACTGTACTCTTCTTTCCGGATGGTCTCCTGGGGACAATCGGCAAATGGGCAGAGCCCAAGATATCAGAAGTCAAAGATCAGGCTGCGGCCTCTACCAATACACCTTTAGAAGCACAGAGCACCGCTGATACTCTTCTGCCCACTAATCCAAGCGAATAG
- a CDS encoding ABC transporter ATP-binding protein, with translation MLEVTELNTYYGYSHILHGVSLTVKQGEVLAVLGRNGVGKTTLVHSIVSFAKPATGRIKLNREEITGLPTHQIVRKGIALVPQGRRVFRSLSVIENLSIPFPCQTKTRDNSWDLEKTFQVFPTLRARRDQRAGNLSGGEQQMLAMARALVSGPDVLLLDEPSEGLAPLIVKGISEVIQKLAAGGMAILLVEQNFNMALKTAHSVLVMSRGQIVHQSTPQDLAANHEIKARYLGM, from the coding sequence ATGCTTGAAGTAACCGAACTAAACACGTATTACGGATACAGCCACATATTGCACGGCGTCTCTCTGACAGTGAAACAAGGTGAGGTTTTGGCTGTGCTGGGACGCAATGGTGTGGGTAAGACTACGCTGGTGCACTCTATAGTGTCATTCGCAAAACCTGCCACAGGCCGGATAAAGCTCAATCGTGAGGAGATCACCGGACTGCCGACTCATCAAATCGTCCGCAAAGGAATAGCTCTTGTGCCTCAGGGCAGGCGAGTGTTCCGCTCTTTGAGCGTTATCGAGAATCTCTCGATTCCTTTTCCCTGCCAGACAAAGACACGAGATAATTCATGGGATCTGGAGAAGACGTTCCAGGTTTTCCCCACACTGCGTGCTCGACGAGATCAGCGGGCCGGAAATCTCAGCGGCGGCGAGCAGCAGATGCTCGCGATGGCAAGAGCATTGGTGAGCGGCCCGGATGTTCTCCTTCTCGATGAGCCTTCCGAGGGACTCGCCCCATTAATAGTGAAAGGTATATCTGAAGTCATTCAGAAACTGGCCGCCGGCGGAATGGCGATACTCCTGGTAGAACAAAATTTCAATATGGCCTTGAAGACTGCACATAGCGTACTCGTCATGAGCCGAGGCCAGATAGTCCACCAGTCTACACCGCAGGATCTTGCGGCGAATCACGAAATAAAGGCACGTTACCTGGGCATGTAG
- a CDS encoding ABC transporter substrate-binding protein, protein MKKVLLVPAMLALLALICAPLLGIQPAQASEPVKVGYMISLSGVYTALGVDLRDGFNLYMDEIGNKAGGREIKVFVEDKGSNDVSRALDIAKKLFEKEHVDILAGIVGTGSAYALAEFVQKHKIPFVISNAGADDLTQRKNNPYIVRPAFVNSGGSHPLGEWLYDKGYRNAVLMGADYAAGYEHVGGIARTFKQKGGKVVQEIWPPLGTKDYAPYLAKIDRKADVVMVFFAGADALRFVKQYADYGLKGKVALVGKGYLVDDNILEKQADSAEGIITESHYCLLLDTPENDKFRQAYTKKYGHPPTLYSEQGYLTAKLIADALEKTKGEVKGEEFVKVMRSLELKAPRGLVKFDTYGGTNQNSYIREVKKVDGKWQNVPIKTYNGVSQFWIWSPEEFMKLPSYSDMKGKWTE, encoded by the coding sequence ATGAAAAAAGTACTCCTGGTTCCGGCTATGCTGGCTTTACTGGCGCTCATATGCGCTCCACTGCTTGGGATTCAACCGGCCCAAGCGTCCGAACCTGTCAAAGTAGGTTACATGATCTCGTTGTCCGGAGTGTACACCGCTTTGGGGGTCGACCTGCGAGATGGTTTCAATCTCTATATGGACGAAATAGGGAATAAGGCCGGAGGTCGCGAAATCAAGGTTTTCGTGGAAGATAAGGGCAGTAACGATGTGAGCCGAGCTCTTGATATTGCTAAGAAGCTGTTTGAGAAGGAGCATGTGGATATCCTGGCAGGAATAGTAGGAACGGGATCCGCTTACGCTCTTGCAGAATTTGTTCAGAAACACAAAATCCCGTTTGTAATTTCCAATGCCGGCGCTGACGATCTGACTCAGCGCAAGAACAATCCATATATTGTCCGACCTGCTTTCGTCAACAGCGGCGGTTCTCATCCTCTGGGAGAATGGCTTTACGACAAAGGATACCGCAACGCCGTGCTCATGGGGGCTGATTACGCTGCGGGGTATGAGCATGTCGGAGGAATCGCAAGAACGTTCAAGCAAAAAGGCGGAAAAGTAGTCCAGGAAATCTGGCCTCCCCTCGGAACCAAAGACTACGCACCCTATCTCGCAAAAATAGACCGCAAAGCAGACGTAGTAATGGTGTTCTTCGCGGGAGCCGACGCTCTGAGATTTGTCAAGCAGTATGCGGATTATGGCTTAAAAGGGAAAGTCGCTCTCGTGGGGAAAGGCTACCTGGTTGACGACAATATCCTGGAAAAACAGGCCGACTCTGCCGAAGGAATCATCACTGAATCTCATTATTGCTTGCTCCTGGACACTCCGGAGAACGACAAATTCAGACAGGCCTACACCAAGAAATACGGCCATCCGCCCACTTTGTATTCCGAACAAGGGTACCTTACCGCTAAGTTGATTGCAGACGCTTTGGAAAAGACGAAGGGCGAAGTGAAAGGCGAAGAGTTTGTTAAGGTAATGCGATCGCTTGAGTTGAAAGCTCCCCGCGGGCTTGTCAAGTTCGATACATACGGTGGGACAAATCAGAATTCCTACATCCGTGAGGTAAAGAAGGTTGACGGCAAATGGCAGAATGTACCTATCAAAACGTATAACGGTGTCAGCCAATTCTGGATATGGAGCCCTGAAGAATTCATGAAACTGCCCTCATACTCGGATATGAAAGGCAAATGGACGGAATAG
- a CDS encoding sensor histidine kinase — MSKPVHDNNVAWPWLSLFIGICLGLVIGGYKYYQFEAGRISEEKYERLAAIGELKANQIQKWREENLRDIVAFAKAPFFRRELQKWLGNRSDIVIEKELQQYFLVQKENYNYTDILLTDSDGRFLLSANNRSDALSPTEESIIKTVLGKRIALIGDLYRSQQGIPELDVAVPIFDENRRAIAVLVGKINAEDLLYPLIEFWPTSSKTAETLLVRKDGEEVLFLNKLRHLPHSALSFRQPLNSSDLPAARAISGEKGVFRGKDYRGIDVLADLRSIVDSSWFMVAKVDASEIFAEIRYRGAVVFSFAILSILLTASAIAYGYRHRQATLYRNLYQLEQKQRETQEQFRTILYSIGDAVITTDTNGLVQQMNPVAERLTGWSEQEAKGQAIETVFNIVNESTREPVENPQKKVFRDGVISGLANHALLIARNGAEYPIADNAAPVRNEKGEIMGVVLVFRDQIEERKTAKQLMEAHANMETKVFNRTAQLSVANEKLMLEIEQRKLAEASVAKERQRFFDVMETLPVYIVLLTSDYHVLFENRVFRERFGQSNGKRCFEFLFNRTEPCENCETYGVLKTNESHHWEWTGPDGRDYDIYDFPFVDSDGSSLILEMGIDITERKQAEDALKQTLLDLTRSNSDLEHFAYVASHDLQEPLRTVTTALQIFEKKHRGKFDEDSDQLVDFAVEGAKKMRALIQDLLAYSRLNTRGKPFGAVDMQEILDQCLFSLKTLIEEKGSEVTSDHMPTILGDAVQLFQLFQNLIGNAIKFGPAKSPKVHVSAQQIGNEWIFSVKDNGIGIEEKYFDRIFVIFQQLSKKGPFHGTGMGLAIVKKIIERHHGRIWVESEVGVGSTFCFALPIDTNTSLHSKLDENPL; from the coding sequence ATGTCTAAGCCTGTGCATGATAATAACGTTGCGTGGCCGTGGCTTTCTTTGTTTATAGGAATCTGTCTCGGTCTCGTGATAGGGGGGTATAAGTATTACCAATTTGAGGCCGGCCGAATTAGCGAAGAAAAGTATGAAAGATTGGCTGCAATTGGAGAGCTCAAGGCGAACCAGATCCAAAAATGGCGGGAAGAGAACCTTAGAGATATTGTTGCTTTTGCAAAAGCTCCGTTTTTCAGAAGAGAGTTACAAAAGTGGCTCGGCAATAGAAGCGACATTGTGATTGAAAAAGAGTTGCAGCAATATTTCCTGGTACAAAAAGAAAACTACAATTACACCGATATACTCCTTACCGATTCTGATGGCAGATTTCTCCTTTCAGCTAACAACCGTTCGGATGCTTTGAGCCCGACCGAAGAATCTATCATCAAAACCGTTCTCGGCAAGCGCATTGCTTTGATAGGAGATCTCTATCGCTCCCAACAAGGAATTCCCGAATTAGATGTGGCAGTGCCGATTTTCGATGAGAACCGACGAGCGATTGCAGTGTTAGTTGGAAAAATTAACGCTGAAGACCTTCTGTATCCTTTGATCGAATTTTGGCCGACCTCCAGCAAAACGGCAGAGACGCTTCTCGTTCGCAAAGATGGCGAGGAAGTCCTCTTTTTGAACAAGCTTCGCCATCTGCCGCATAGTGCGCTATCGTTTAGGCAACCGCTTAATTCGAGCGATCTCCCCGCAGCTCGGGCAATTTCAGGAGAAAAGGGAGTATTCCGCGGGAAAGATTACCGCGGAATTGATGTACTGGCCGATCTGCGTTCTATAGTGGACTCCTCCTGGTTTATGGTGGCTAAAGTAGATGCTAGCGAAATATTTGCCGAGATTCGCTATCGTGGTGCAGTAGTTTTTTCTTTTGCCATACTTTCCATTTTGCTTACAGCCAGCGCAATCGCTTACGGGTATAGACATCGTCAGGCAACACTTTATAGGAATCTTTATCAGTTAGAGCAAAAGCAACGAGAAACTCAGGAGCAGTTTCGAACCATCCTTTACAGTATTGGTGACGCGGTAATAACCACAGATACAAACGGTCTGGTACAACAGATGAATCCCGTGGCTGAGAGACTCACAGGTTGGTCGGAACAAGAAGCCAAGGGCCAGGCAATTGAGACGGTCTTCAACATTGTTAACGAGAGCACAAGAGAACCTGTAGAGAATCCTCAAAAGAAGGTTTTCCGAGATGGCGTTATTAGCGGTCTTGCCAACCATGCATTACTCATTGCGAGGAATGGTGCTGAGTACCCCATTGCAGATAATGCTGCTCCCGTTCGAAACGAAAAAGGTGAAATCATGGGTGTGGTCCTGGTGTTCCGAGATCAAATCGAAGAACGGAAGACCGCCAAACAGCTCATGGAAGCTCATGCGAACATGGAAACAAAAGTTTTCAATCGCACAGCGCAACTTAGTGTGGCAAATGAAAAGTTAATGCTCGAAATTGAACAACGTAAGTTGGCGGAAGCCTCTGTGGCAAAGGAGCGCCAACGATTTTTCGACGTGATGGAGACACTTCCTGTTTATATAGTATTACTCACGTCAGATTATCACGTACTCTTTGAAAATCGTGTCTTTCGGGAGCGTTTCGGACAATCCAACGGCAAACGGTGTTTTGAGTTCCTGTTCAACCGAACGGAGCCATGCGAAAATTGCGAAACGTACGGAGTTCTCAAGACCAATGAATCTCACCACTGGGAATGGACTGGACCTGATGGGAGGGATTATGACATTTACGATTTTCCGTTTGTCGATTCTGATGGCTCTTCTCTTATTCTTGAAATGGGAATCGATATAACGGAACGAAAACAGGCTGAAGATGCTCTCAAGCAAACACTTTTGGATTTGACGAGGTCGAATTCGGATCTTGAGCATTTCGCGTATGTGGCCTCCCATGATTTGCAGGAACCGTTGCGCACAGTAACAACTGCTCTGCAAATTTTTGAGAAGAAGCACAGAGGGAAATTTGACGAAGATTCCGATCAACTGGTTGATTTTGCTGTTGAGGGAGCAAAGAAAATGAGAGCCCTCATCCAGGATCTGTTGGCCTATTCCCGTCTCAATACTCGCGGCAAACCATTTGGAGCGGTTGATATGCAGGAAATCCTGGATCAGTGCCTCTTCAGTTTGAAAACTCTGATAGAAGAGAAGGGCTCGGAAGTAACCTCGGACCACATGCCTACAATCTTGGGCGATGCCGTTCAGTTATTTCAGTTATTTCAGAATCTCATCGGAAATGCGATCAAATTCGGCCCTGCCAAGTCTCCGAAAGTGCATGTGTCTGCACAACAGATCGGAAATGAGTGGATTTTTTCCGTCAAAGATAACGGCATAGGAATCGAAGAAAAGTATTTCGATCGGATCTTTGTAATTTTCCAGCAGTTAAGTAAGAAAGGTCCTTTTCATGGAACGGGTATGGGGTTGGCTATTGTGAAGAAAATTATCGAACGTCATCATGGACGGATATGGGTGGAATCTGAAGTCGGCGTAGGTTCTACCTTTTGTTTTGCCCTTCCGATTGACACTAATACCAGTTTGCATTCAAAGTTAGACGAAAATCCTCTCTAA
- a CDS encoding ABC transporter ATP-binding protein: protein MAKTVKKADRAIMIALQIDNVDVRFGGLQVLTMCRLSIEAGEKRAIIGPNGAGKTTLFNVISGIIMPSAGKVLSFDQDITRSPAHVRAMHGLARTFQITNLFNNLSVLENIILGLQALTSTKYIFYRTTSSFTELIDNAVSLLRTWGLEDKKDRPVRSLSHGEQRQLEIILALASRPKILLLDEPTQGLSTAETALVVPMVRSLDPSTTVLFIEHDMDVAFQMADKITVLYYGSVLAEGTEDEIRGNPNVAEVYLGLEGDNA, encoded by the coding sequence TTGGCAAAGACTGTAAAGAAAGCAGATCGGGCAATCATGATTGCGCTGCAAATCGACAATGTAGATGTCCGCTTCGGAGGCCTTCAAGTCCTCACTATGTGCCGACTGTCCATCGAAGCAGGTGAGAAGCGGGCCATCATCGGCCCTAACGGTGCAGGCAAAACTACCCTTTTCAACGTGATCAGCGGCATTATTATGCCCTCTGCCGGCAAAGTTCTCTCGTTCGATCAAGACATAACGCGAAGCCCAGCACACGTGAGAGCCATGCACGGTTTGGCCAGGACATTTCAGATAACCAATCTCTTTAACAACTTGTCGGTGCTGGAGAATATAATTCTTGGTCTGCAAGCGCTAACATCTACGAAATATATCTTCTACAGGACCACCTCTTCATTTACTGAGTTGATTGACAATGCTGTTTCTCTGCTGAGAACCTGGGGACTGGAAGACAAAAAAGATCGACCGGTTCGTAGCTTATCCCATGGTGAGCAGCGACAGCTTGAGATCATACTCGCCCTGGCTTCGCGACCTAAAATCCTCTTGTTGGACGAACCAACCCAGGGATTGTCCACGGCTGAAACGGCTCTCGTCGTTCCCATGGTAAGATCCTTGGACCCGTCGACGACCGTCTTGTTCATCGAGCACGACATGGATGTCGCATTTCAAATGGCTGATAAAATCACAGTTCTTTACTATGGATCGGTCCTGGCGGAAGGCACTGAAGACGAGATTCGTGGCAATCCCAATGTGGCCGAGGTATATCTCGGGTTAGAGGGCGACAATGCTTGA
- a CDS encoding branched-chain amino acid ABC transporter permease, translating to MEFWIIQSLNALSFAMLLFLLCAGLSLIFGLMNILNLAHGSCYLIGAYVALSVYTWSNNFFVGLIGGAVAAGAVGFVLQRFLLQRIYGRRLLQVLLTFGCMFILGDVAIIIWGADPTTLEKPAFLSGALDLGGIFFPKYRLFVIAVGIAIGIGLWLFQEKTKWGAILRAGVDDEQMARAVGINVPVLFTTVFVLGAALTGISGVLGGPFVGVYPGVDLDVLLLAVVVIIVGGLGSMKGAFFGSIIVASLDNFGKALFPELAMFTVFAPMAIILALKPTGLWGRVL from the coding sequence ATGGAATTTTGGATCATTCAGTCCCTCAACGCTCTATCATTTGCAATGCTTCTGTTTCTCTTATGCGCAGGATTGTCTCTCATCTTTGGATTGATGAACATACTTAATCTTGCTCATGGTTCTTGCTACTTGATTGGAGCTTACGTGGCGTTAAGTGTGTACACCTGGAGCAACAACTTTTTCGTCGGGCTAATCGGAGGAGCTGTCGCTGCAGGCGCAGTGGGATTCGTGCTTCAACGTTTCCTGCTTCAGAGGATATACGGCCGCCGTTTGCTGCAAGTTCTTCTCACATTTGGCTGCATGTTCATCCTGGGAGATGTGGCCATTATTATCTGGGGTGCAGACCCTACTACTCTTGAGAAGCCGGCGTTTCTCTCGGGCGCTCTAGATCTTGGCGGAATCTTCTTTCCAAAATACCGATTGTTTGTGATCGCCGTGGGTATAGCGATCGGAATCGGCCTGTGGCTGTTTCAAGAAAAAACCAAATGGGGCGCCATCTTGAGAGCCGGAGTAGACGACGAGCAAATGGCACGTGCCGTAGGAATCAATGTGCCGGTCCTTTTCACGACCGTATTCGTGCTAGGAGCGGCTCTGACCGGCATAAGCGGTGTCCTGGGAGGTCCTTTTGTGGGCGTTTATCCTGGAGTCGATCTTGATGTTCTGCTGTTGGCGGTGGTGGTGATTATCGTAGGCGGTTTGGGGAGCATGAAAGGGGCTTTTTTCGGGAGCATTATTGTGGCATCGCTGGATAACTTCGGGAAAGCTCTATTCCCGGAGTTGGCCATGTTCACCGTCTTTGCTCCGATGGCCATCATCCTTGCTTTGAAACCCACAGGACTGTGGGGCAGAGTACTATGA